A single Montipora foliosa isolate CH-2021 chromosome 7, ASM3666993v2, whole genome shotgun sequence DNA region contains:
- the LOC138009552 gene encoding tyrosine kinase receptor Cad96Ca-like, whose protein sequence is MKSMDVVVDKWKISRDRIRLEEVIGSGAFGTVWKATLSRENGKPGIRIVAAKCFTPTSGEEGRKALMREIGLGKVLADSPVPNVAHFIGAVTTQIHPILIMEYLSCGDLLGYLRKSRGIADKYYHGEGEVAQLRTYDLVSFSKQIATAMRFLASRGIIHRDLAARNVLLGKNYVCKVMDFGLSYQNFKYGHGNAKKGCMPVKWTAPEILFGDASNLSTKSDVWSYVVVLYEIFTIGGIPYPGWSEAKTIAELQKGYRMPKPQHIADTMYHFIKRCWQENPDLRPNFENIRKDLLSLIEKELYLGLLDESKYDGAKYSMVEDV, encoded by the exons ATGAAGTCGATGGATGTTGTAGTGGATAAATGGAAGATATCTCGTGACCGAATAAGACTTGAAGAGGTCATCGGCTCAGGGGCATTTGGAACAGTTTGGAAAGCAACTTTGAGTCGTGAAAATGGAAAACCAGGCATACGTATTGTTGCAGCAAAGTGCTTCACAC CAACTTCAGGGGAGGAAGGGCGAAAGGCGTTGATGAGAGAAATCGGGTTAGGAAAAGTCCTTGCTGACAGCCCCGTGCCAAATGTCGCACACTTCATTGGCGCTGTTACCACCCAGA TACACCCAATTTTGATCATGGAATACTTATCCTGTGGAGATCTACTGGGCTATCTGAGAAAAAGCCGTGGAATTGCTGACAAATATTATCACGGAGAAGGAGAGGTAGCGCAGTTGCGTACATACGACCTGGtctcattttcaaaacagattgCTACGGCGATGAGGTTCCTGGCATCAAGAGGG ATTATTCACCGTGATCTAGCAGCACGAAACGTCCTCCTAGGTAAGAACTATGTGTGCAAGGTGATGGACTTTGGATTATCGTACCAGAACTTCAAATACGGACATGGCAATGCCAAAAAG GGCTGTATGCCGGTTAAATGGACGGCACCAGAGATCCTCTTTGGAGATGCCTCAAATCTTTCCACCAAAAGTGATGT GTGGTCCTATGTAGTCGTCCTTTATGAGATCTTTACCATCG GAGGCATTCCATATCCGGGTTGGTCGGAGGCCAAGACTATAGCAGAATTGCAGAAAGGTTATCGCATGCCGAAACCCCAACACATCGCCGACACTAT GTATCACTTCATAAAGAGGTGCTGGCAAGAAAATCCTGACTTGCgtccaaattttgaaaacattcGTAAAGATTTGCTTTCTCTCATCGAAAAAGAG